In a single window of the Saccharothrix australiensis genome:
- a CDS encoding type III PLP-dependent enzyme, giving the protein MKTSFAGRRLHHEATARIRRFLDHERPDTPCLVIDLPTVRDRFTAIRDALPGVGVFYAVKANPTPEVVELLAAEGSCFDVASPNEIDLCLARGARPEAISYSNPIKKARDIAHAHERGVRLFVSDSEHDVRAIAEHAPGASVLLRILVETKGSTYPFGKKFGCSPEMAADLLRLSGELGLVPLGVAFHAGSQQLDPNGWDGAIADAADITAKLRAEGVELSTVNLGGGLPAGYLDPLPPLAEYAAAITASISRHFGDFAPRVMVEPGRAIVAEAGVLRSEVVLVSRKSYSDERRWVFLDIGRYGGLAETEGEAIAYPLRTGRAGAPTDRGPVGPVVIAGPTCDADDVLYQDTCYELPLDLRPGDHVDLLCAGAYTASYSSVAFNGFEPLATYCVR; this is encoded by the coding sequence ATGAAGACGAGCTTTGCCGGCCGACGGCTCCACCACGAGGCAACAGCTCGTATTCGTCGTTTCCTGGACCATGAGCGACCCGACACCCCGTGCCTGGTCATCGACCTGCCCACGGTGCGCGACCGGTTCACCGCGATCCGTGACGCGCTGCCCGGCGTGGGCGTCTTCTACGCGGTGAAGGCCAATCCGACGCCCGAGGTGGTCGAGCTGCTGGCCGCCGAGGGGTCGTGCTTCGACGTCGCGAGCCCCAACGAGATCGACCTGTGCCTGGCGCGCGGTGCCCGGCCGGAGGCGATCTCCTACAGCAACCCCATCAAGAAGGCCCGCGACATCGCCCACGCCCACGAGCGCGGCGTGCGGCTGTTCGTGTCCGACAGCGAGCACGACGTGCGCGCGATCGCCGAGCACGCGCCGGGCGCGTCCGTGCTGCTGCGCATCCTGGTGGAAACCAAGGGTTCCACCTACCCGTTCGGCAAGAAGTTCGGGTGCTCCCCCGAGATGGCCGCGGACCTGCTGCGCCTCTCGGGCGAACTGGGCCTGGTGCCGCTGGGCGTGGCGTTCCACGCCGGTTCGCAGCAGCTCGACCCGAACGGCTGGGACGGCGCGATCGCCGACGCCGCCGACATCACCGCGAAGCTGCGCGCCGAGGGCGTCGAGCTGTCCACGGTGAACCTGGGCGGCGGCCTGCCCGCGGGCTACCTCGACCCGCTGCCGCCGCTGGCCGAGTACGCCGCCGCCATCACCGCGTCGATCTCCCGCCACTTCGGCGACTTCGCGCCGCGGGTGATGGTCGAGCCCGGCCGCGCGATCGTCGCCGAGGCCGGCGTGCTGCGCTCCGAGGTCGTGCTGGTGTCGCGGAAGTCCTATTCGGACGAACGCCGCTGGGTGTTCCTCGACATCGGCCGCTACGGCGGCCTCGCGGAGACCGAGGGCGAGGCGATCGCCTACCCGCTGCGCACCGGCCGCGCCGGCGCGCCGACCGACCGCGGGCCGGTCGGCCCGGTGGTGATCGCCGGCCCGACGTGCGACGCGGACGACGTGCTGTACCAGGACACCTGCTACGAGCTGCCGCTGGACCTGCGGCCCGGCGACCACGTGGACCTGCTGTGCGCCGGCGCGTACACCGCGAGCTACTCCTCCGTGGCCTTCAACGGGTTCGAGCCGTTGGCCACCTACTGCGTGCGGTGA
- the speD gene encoding adenosylmethionine decarboxylase: MSEVPCETEPVGLFAGQHVLAELEGVSPELLDDERFLRHALGEALTQAGATVLEVVSKQFEPQGVTVLALLSESHASIHTYPEVGAVFVDVFTCGTRADPALAAQLLADALGAGSARVDMISRGTQVPALVGEEKS; encoded by the coding sequence ATGTCCGAAGTCCCGTGCGAAACCGAGCCGGTCGGCTTGTTCGCAGGACAGCACGTGCTCGCCGAGCTCGAAGGTGTGAGCCCGGAACTGCTCGACGACGAGCGGTTCCTGCGACACGCGCTCGGTGAGGCGCTCACCCAGGCCGGCGCCACGGTCCTGGAGGTGGTCTCCAAGCAGTTCGAGCCGCAAGGGGTCACCGTGCTGGCCCTGCTGTCGGAATCGCACGCGTCCATCCACACCTACCCCGAGGTCGGGGCGGTGTTCGTGGACGTTTTCACGTGTGGCACGCGCGCCGATCCCGCGCTCGCGGCGCAGTTGCTGGCGGACGCGCTGGGCGCGGGGTCCGCACGGGTGGACATGATCAGCCGGGGCACGCAGGTCCCCGCGCTCGTCGGTGAGGAGAAGTCTTGA
- a CDS encoding spermidine synthase, translating to MIREPLAAGLTRLWDVEDVVVDTRTKFQHLVIARTSQGLSLFCDDDRQSTEFSQLTYHEALMVPALLLADRVDRVLVIGSSEGVVCQMAVAAGASVVDHVDIDEEAVKLCAEHLPYGYTVEELAAAERGEGPVRVRYTDGWEHIRTTSERYDIVLVDLPDEREEEAQHNRLYGEEFLRMCKALLTPGGVVVTQAGCQTMWRNGTLIRSWRRFNDVFGTVAYYGSDEHEWAYLFGRADEVADPTALMTERLPKCGYRPETIDDLALLGNSIPPYQVRRSLA from the coding sequence TTGATCCGCGAACCGCTCGCGGCCGGTCTGACCAGGCTCTGGGACGTCGAGGACGTCGTCGTCGACACCCGGACGAAGTTCCAGCACCTGGTGATCGCCCGCACGTCGCAGGGGTTGTCGCTGTTCTGCGACGACGACCGGCAGAGCACCGAGTTCAGCCAGTTGACCTACCACGAGGCGCTGATGGTGCCCGCGCTGCTGCTCGCCGACCGCGTGGACCGCGTGCTGGTCATCGGGTCGAGCGAGGGCGTGGTGTGCCAGATGGCCGTCGCGGCGGGCGCGTCCGTCGTCGACCACGTCGACATCGACGAAGAAGCCGTGAAGCTGTGCGCGGAGCACCTGCCGTACGGCTACACGGTCGAGGAGCTGGCCGCGGCGGAACGGGGCGAGGGCCCGGTGCGCGTCCGGTACACCGACGGCTGGGAGCACATCCGCACCACGTCCGAGCGCTACGACATCGTCCTGGTGGACCTGCCGGACGAGCGCGAGGAAGAGGCGCAGCACAACCGCCTGTACGGCGAGGAGTTCCTGCGCATGTGCAAGGCGCTCCTCACGCCGGGCGGCGTGGTGGTGACGCAGGCCGGGTGCCAGACCATGTGGCGCAACGGCACGCTGATCCGGTCCTGGCGGCGCTTCAACGACGTGTTCGGCACGGTCGCGTACTACGGCTCGGACGAGCACGAGTGGGCGTACCTGTTCGGGCGCGCCGACGAGGTGGCCGACCCGACCGCGCTGATGACCGAGCGGTTGCCGAAGTGCGGCTACCGGCCGGAGACGATCGACGACCTGGCGCTGCTGGGCAACTCGATCCCGCCGTACCAGGTGCGGCGGTCGCTCGCCTGA
- a CDS encoding S9 family peptidase, whose protein sequence is MGNETSFPRQHARTQRFTLGAPRTFTVTPDGGHVYFLRTAAATSRANGLWAFDTATGAERLLVDPNTLLTDPEDLSPEERARRERTREQAAGIVGYATDTDVTRAAFALSGRLFVVELASGSVRELPAGGSVVDPRPDPTGRRVGYVANGALHVVDLESGEDRALAEPNGPDVTWGLAEFIAAEEMSRFRGYWFSPDGEHVLAARVDNAPVARWHIADPANPATPAAEIAYPAAGTANAVVEVFVLGLDGGREPVEWDRAAFPYLTTANWSAHGRPLLQVQSRDQRRVQVLAAGPDGVEVVADDTDPHWLEIVPGAPAWTPDGRLLRVLPVDGANRLLVGDEVWTPDGFQVRAVLDVAADVLVTASTDDPTQVHVYRVTAGGVERVSTEDGVHGAVRGGDVTVLSSSGLGHFGARTTVSTGGEIASFAETPVLTPDVRLLTVGERGLRAALLFPAGHVAGTKLPVLLDPYGGPHAQRVLSARNAYLASQWLADQGFAVLVVDGRGTPGRGPEWERAIAFDFAGATLDDQVDALHAVAAREPDLDLTRVAIRGWSYGGYLSALAVLRRPDVFHAGIAGAPVTDWRLYDTHYTERYLGHPDERPEVYDANSLIADAPALERPLMIVHGLADDNVVAAHTLRLSSALLAAGRPHTVLPLSGVTHMTPQEQVAENLLLLQVEFLKRSLG, encoded by the coding sequence GTGGGCAACGAGACCTCCTTCCCGCGCCAGCACGCGCGCACCCAGCGGTTCACCCTCGGGGCTCCGCGGACCTTCACCGTCACACCCGACGGCGGCCACGTGTACTTCCTGCGCACCGCCGCGGCCACGAGCCGGGCGAACGGCCTGTGGGCGTTCGACACCGCCACCGGCGCCGAGCGGCTGCTGGTGGACCCGAACACGCTGCTCACCGACCCGGAGGACCTGTCGCCGGAGGAGCGGGCGCGGCGCGAGCGCACCCGCGAGCAGGCCGCGGGCATCGTCGGGTACGCCACGGACACCGACGTGACGCGAGCCGCGTTCGCCTTGTCCGGGCGGCTGTTCGTGGTCGAGCTGGCGTCCGGCTCGGTGCGCGAGCTGCCGGCCGGCGGCAGCGTCGTCGACCCCCGGCCGGACCCGACCGGCCGCCGGGTCGGGTACGTCGCGAACGGCGCGCTGCACGTCGTGGACCTGGAGTCCGGCGAGGACCGGGCGCTCGCCGAGCCGAACGGGCCGGACGTCACGTGGGGCCTGGCCGAGTTCATCGCGGCCGAGGAGATGAGCCGCTTCCGCGGCTACTGGTTCTCCCCGGACGGCGAGCACGTGCTGGCCGCGCGGGTGGACAACGCGCCGGTGGCGCGCTGGCACATCGCCGACCCCGCCAACCCGGCGACGCCGGCCGCCGAGATCGCCTACCCGGCGGCGGGCACGGCCAACGCGGTCGTCGAGGTCTTCGTGCTCGGCCTGGACGGCGGCCGCGAGCCGGTCGAGTGGGACCGCGCCGCCTTCCCGTACCTGACGACGGCGAACTGGTCCGCGCACGGCCGCCCGCTGCTCCAGGTGCAGTCCCGCGACCAGCGCCGCGTCCAGGTCCTCGCCGCGGGACCGGACGGGGTCGAGGTGGTCGCCGACGACACCGACCCGCACTGGCTGGAGATCGTGCCCGGCGCGCCGGCGTGGACGCCGGACGGCCGGCTGCTGCGGGTGCTGCCGGTCGACGGCGCGAACCGGCTGCTGGTGGGCGACGAGGTGTGGACGCCGGACGGCTTCCAGGTGCGCGCGGTGCTCGACGTCGCCGCCGACGTCCTGGTCACCGCGTCCACCGACGACCCGACCCAGGTGCACGTGTACCGCGTGACGGCGGGCGGTGTCGAGCGCGTGTCCACTGAGGACGGTGTGCACGGCGCGGTGCGCGGCGGCGACGTCACGGTCCTGTCCTCCAGCGGGCTCGGGCACTTCGGCGCGAGGACCACCGTGTCGACCGGCGGGGAGATCGCCTCGTTCGCCGAGACGCCGGTGCTCACCCCGGACGTGCGGCTGCTGACCGTCGGCGAGCGCGGCCTGCGCGCCGCGCTGCTGTTCCCCGCCGGCCACGTCGCGGGCACGAAGCTCCCCGTGCTGCTCGACCCGTACGGCGGGCCGCACGCCCAGCGGGTGCTCAGCGCCCGCAACGCCTACCTGGCCTCGCAGTGGTTGGCGGACCAGGGCTTCGCGGTGCTCGTGGTGGACGGCCGCGGCACGCCCGGCCGCGGGCCGGAGTGGGAGCGGGCCATCGCGTTCGACTTCGCGGGCGCCACGCTGGACGACCAGGTCGACGCGCTGCACGCCGTCGCCGCGCGGGAGCCCGACCTGGACCTGACCAGGGTCGCCATCCGGGGCTGGTCCTACGGCGGCTACCTGTCGGCGCTGGCCGTGCTGCGCCGCCCGGACGTGTTCCACGCGGGCATCGCGGGCGCGCCGGTCACCGACTGGCGGCTCTACGACACCCACTACACCGAGCGGTACCTGGGGCACCCGGACGAGCGGCCCGAGGTGTACGACGCGAACTCGCTGATCGCCGACGCGCCCGCGCTGGAGCGCCCGCTGATGATCGTGCACGGCCTGGCGGACGACAACGTCGTGGCGGCGCACACGCTGCGCCTGTCGTCGGCGCTGCTGGCGGCCGGCCGGCCGCACACCGTGCTGCCGCTGTCCGGCGTCACGCACATGACGCCGCAGGAGCAGGTGGCGGAGAACCTGCTGCTGCTCCAGGTGGAGTTCCTGAAGCGGTCCCTGGGCTGA
- the glyA gene encoding serine hydroxymethyltransferase produces the protein MSEHFNTSLAEFDPEVAEAVAAELGRQQGTLEMIASENFTPVSVLQAQGSVLTNKYAEGYPGRRYYGGCEHVDVIERLAISRVKELFGAAFANVQPHSGAQANACAMFALLKPGDTILGLDLAHGGHLTHGMRINFSGKLYDVVPYHVSDVDGRVDMAEVERLAAEHRPKLIVAGWSAYPRQLDFAEFRRIADSVDAYLMVDMAHFAGLVAAGLHPSPVPHAHVVTTTTHKTLGGPRGGVILTNDADLAKKINSAVFPGQQGGPLEHVIAGKAVAFKHAASPEFADRQRRTVEGARILADRLSRPDAAAAGVKVLTGGTDVHLVLVDLVDSELDGKQAEDRLHEVGITVNRNAVPNDPRPPMVTSGLRIGTPALATRGFGAADFTEVADIIAAALQPSPDLADLRARVEVLAAKHPLYPSL, from the coding sequence ATGTCCGAGCACTTCAACACCTCCCTCGCGGAGTTCGACCCGGAGGTCGCCGAGGCCGTCGCCGCCGAGCTCGGCCGGCAGCAGGGCACCCTGGAGATGATCGCCTCCGAGAACTTCACCCCGGTGTCGGTGCTCCAGGCGCAGGGCTCGGTGCTGACCAACAAGTACGCCGAGGGCTACCCCGGCCGGCGCTACTACGGCGGGTGCGAGCACGTCGACGTCATCGAGCGACTGGCGATCTCGCGGGTGAAGGAGCTGTTCGGGGCGGCGTTCGCGAACGTGCAGCCGCACTCGGGCGCGCAGGCCAACGCGTGCGCCATGTTCGCCCTGCTCAAGCCCGGCGACACCATCCTCGGGCTGGACCTGGCGCACGGCGGGCACCTCACGCACGGCATGCGGATCAACTTCTCGGGCAAGCTGTACGACGTGGTGCCGTACCACGTGTCCGATGTGGACGGTCGGGTGGACATGGCCGAGGTGGAGCGGCTGGCCGCCGAGCACCGGCCGAAGCTGATCGTCGCGGGCTGGTCGGCCTACCCCCGGCAGCTGGACTTCGCGGAGTTCCGGCGGATCGCCGACTCGGTCGACGCCTACCTCATGGTGGACATGGCGCACTTCGCGGGCCTGGTCGCGGCCGGCCTGCACCCGAGCCCGGTGCCGCACGCGCACGTCGTCACCACGACGACGCACAAGACGCTGGGCGGCCCGCGCGGCGGCGTGATCCTGACCAACGACGCCGACCTCGCCAAGAAGATCAACTCGGCGGTGTTCCCCGGCCAGCAGGGCGGGCCGCTGGAGCACGTGATCGCGGGCAAGGCGGTGGCGTTCAAGCACGCCGCGTCGCCGGAGTTCGCCGACCGCCAGCGCCGCACCGTCGAGGGCGCGCGCATCCTCGCCGACCGGCTGTCGCGGCCCGACGCGGCGGCGGCCGGCGTGAAGGTGCTGACCGGCGGCACGGACGTCCACCTGGTGCTGGTCGACCTGGTGGACTCCGAGCTGGACGGCAAGCAGGCCGAGGACCGCCTGCACGAGGTGGGCATCACGGTCAACCGCAACGCGGTCCCGAACGACCCGCGCCCGCCGATGGTGACCTCGGGCCTGCGGATCGGCACGCCCGCGCTGGCCACGCGCGGGTTCGGCGCGGCGGACTTCACCGAGGTGGCCGACATCATCGCGGCGGCGCTCCAGCCGTCGCCGGACCTGGCGGACCTCCGCGCGCGGGTCGAGGTGCTGGCGGCCAAGCACCCGCTGTACCCGTCGCTGTAA
- the gcvT gene encoding glycine cleavage system aminomethyltransferase GcvT encodes METRRTPLHAEHEALGAQFTDFAGWRMPLRYDSELAEHHAVRTSAGLFDLTHMGEIVLTGPEAGRALDHALVGHASAIGVGRARYTMICAADGGVLDDLIVYRTGEQEYLVVANASNAAAVHEELVARAKGYDAAVEDRSADYALLAVQGPKATAILAGLTGTDLAAVKYYASYPTEVAGRPALLARTGYTGEDGFELFLAPADAPHVWGALLAAGAPHDLKPAGLGCRDTLRLEAGMPLYGNELTAARTPYHANLGRVVKLDKPEDFVGRDALAAVAEQGVDARLVGLKTTSRRAPRHGYAVLDAAGAVIGEVTSGALSPTLGYSVALAYVPPAHAEPGTELAVDIRGRQEPVEVVALPFYKRNS; translated from the coding sequence GTGGAAACCCGCCGGACGCCGCTGCACGCCGAGCACGAGGCGCTGGGCGCCCAGTTCACCGACTTCGCGGGCTGGCGGATGCCGCTGCGCTACGACAGCGAACTCGCCGAGCACCACGCCGTGCGCACCTCGGCGGGCCTGTTCGACCTGACCCACATGGGCGAGATCGTGCTCACCGGGCCGGAGGCGGGCCGCGCGCTGGACCACGCGCTGGTCGGCCACGCGTCCGCGATCGGCGTCGGCCGCGCCCGCTACACCATGATCTGCGCGGCCGACGGCGGCGTGCTCGACGACCTGATCGTCTACCGCACCGGCGAGCAGGAGTACCTGGTCGTCGCGAACGCGTCGAACGCGGCGGCGGTGCACGAGGAGCTGGTCGCGCGGGCGAAGGGCTACGACGCCGCGGTCGAGGACCGCTCCGCCGACTACGCGCTGCTGGCCGTGCAGGGCCCGAAGGCGACCGCGATCCTGGCCGGCCTGACCGGCACCGACCTCGCGGCGGTGAAGTACTACGCGTCCTACCCGACCGAGGTGGCGGGCAGGCCCGCGCTGCTCGCCCGCACCGGCTACACCGGCGAGGACGGGTTCGAGCTGTTCCTCGCGCCCGCCGACGCGCCGCACGTGTGGGGCGCGCTGCTGGCCGCGGGCGCGCCGCACGACCTCAAGCCCGCCGGCCTCGGCTGCCGCGACACGCTGCGCCTGGAGGCCGGGATGCCGCTGTACGGCAACGAGCTGACCGCCGCGCGCACCCCGTACCACGCGAACCTGGGCCGGGTCGTGAAGCTGGACAAGCCCGAGGACTTCGTCGGCCGGGACGCCCTGGCGGCGGTCGCGGAGCAGGGCGTGGACGCCCGCCTGGTCGGCCTGAAGACGACGTCCCGCCGCGCGCCCCGGCACGGCTACGCGGTGCTGGACGCGGCGGGCGCGGTCATCGGGGAGGTGACCAGCGGCGCGCTGTCGCCGACGCTGGGCTACTCCGTGGCCCTGGCCTACGTGCCGCCCGCGCACGCCGAGCCCGGCACCGAGCTGGCCGTCGACATCCGGGGCAGGCAGGAGCCCGTGGAAGTCGTCGCGCTGCCGTTCTACAAGCGCAACTCGTAG
- a CDS encoding DUF3817 domain-containing protein, with the protein MSGALGRFRFMAYVVGVGLLGLVVAMFVKYLGDNPGMMAVVGPVHGFLYAIYLVLTVDLALKARWSLKGTALVLLAGTIPFVSFYAERKVVESVRAERAL; encoded by the coding sequence ATGAGCGGTGCGTTGGGCCGGTTCCGGTTCATGGCTTACGTGGTCGGTGTCGGCCTGCTCGGGCTCGTGGTCGCCATGTTCGTCAAGTACCTCGGCGACAACCCCGGCATGATGGCGGTCGTCGGCCCCGTCCACGGGTTCCTCTACGCCATCTACCTGGTCCTCACCGTCGACCTGGCGCTCAAGGCGCGCTGGTCGCTCAAGGGCACCGCGCTGGTGCTGCTGGCGGGCACCATCCCGTTCGTGTCGTTCTACGCCGAGCGCAAGGTCGTCGAGAGCGTCCGGGCGGAACGCGCCCTGTGA
- a CDS encoding helix-turn-helix transcriptional regulator: protein MVEDSGVDELLRQWAAERSDDAELQEVNRIKDEWLAEAPPPAPGIPSQRANGGSRGLVRVESADPAYVAAMRKRAPEVPEVLLAAAASYWQLVGDLSEAELWWDAGISPLDQRALDYRAAGLTPADLGRRLGPMTVLQHLRRGSAAAWCVARLQRQRRDGVA, encoded by the coding sequence ATGGTCGAGGACTCCGGAGTCGACGAGCTGCTGCGGCAGTGGGCGGCTGAGCGCTCGGACGACGCCGAGCTGCAAGAGGTGAACCGGATCAAGGACGAGTGGCTGGCCGAGGCCCCGCCGCCCGCGCCGGGCATCCCCTCGCAGCGGGCGAACGGCGGGTCGCGCGGACTGGTTCGGGTCGAATCCGCTGACCCGGCGTACGTGGCGGCGATGCGGAAGCGGGCGCCCGAGGTGCCCGAGGTGCTGCTCGCGGCGGCCGCCAGCTACTGGCAGCTGGTGGGCGACCTGTCCGAGGCGGAGCTGTGGTGGGACGCGGGCATCAGCCCGCTCGACCAGCGCGCTCTCGACTACCGGGCGGCCGGGCTCACGCCCGCCGACCTGGGACGTCGGCTCGGGCCGATGACGGTGCTCCAGCACCTGCGTCGGGGCAGTGCGGCGGCCTGGTGCGTGGCCAGGTTGCAGCGGCAGCGCCGGGACGGCGTCGCCTAG
- a CDS encoding CaiB/BaiF CoA transferase family protein, with protein MGGPLAGLRVVELAGLAPAPFGCMVLADLGASVVRVDRVSGGAAVPGDVLGRGRRSIGLDLRRPEGADLLLRLVERSDVLVEGFRPGVVERLGVGPARCLARNPRLVYGRMTGWGQDGPLAGRAGHDIDYVAVAGALEPIGRAGAPPTVPLNLVGDFGGGGLLLAVGVLAALYERERSGRGQVVDAGMVDGAALLTTFLHGMKAAGAWPGGRGANLLDGGAPFYDVYEAADGRYVAVGALEDGFYAELLAVLGLAGPDLPDRRDPAGWPELRRRIAAAVATRTRDEWAALAEGTDACLAPVLTPEEAAGHAHNAARGTFVEVGGVTQPAPAPRFDRTPAGTPTAPPSVGQHTAEVLAELGLAGPEVEELRRAGVVG; from the coding sequence GTGGGCGGGCCGCTGGCGGGGCTGCGCGTGGTCGAGCTGGCGGGCCTCGCGCCCGCGCCGTTCGGCTGCATGGTGCTGGCCGACCTCGGCGCGTCGGTGGTCCGCGTCGACCGGGTGTCGGGCGGCGCGGCCGTGCCCGGCGACGTGCTGGGGCGCGGCCGGCGCTCGATCGGGCTCGACCTGCGGCGACCGGAGGGCGCGGACCTGCTGCTGCGCCTGGTCGAGCGGTCCGACGTGCTGGTGGAGGGCTTCCGGCCGGGCGTGGTGGAACGGCTGGGCGTCGGGCCCGCGCGGTGCCTGGCCCGCAACCCGCGCCTGGTCTACGGCCGGATGACCGGCTGGGGCCAGGACGGGCCGCTGGCCGGCCGCGCCGGGCACGACATCGACTACGTCGCCGTGGCGGGCGCGCTGGAGCCGATCGGCCGCGCGGGCGCGCCGCCCACCGTGCCGCTCAACCTCGTGGGCGACTTCGGCGGCGGCGGGCTGCTGCTCGCGGTGGGCGTGCTCGCGGCCCTGTATGAGCGGGAGCGGTCCGGGCGCGGCCAGGTGGTGGACGCGGGCATGGTGGACGGCGCGGCGCTGCTGACGACGTTCCTGCACGGCATGAAGGCCGCCGGGGCGTGGCCGGGCGGGCGTGGCGCGAACCTGCTCGACGGCGGCGCGCCGTTCTACGACGTGTACGAGGCGGCGGACGGCCGGTACGTGGCCGTCGGGGCGCTGGAGGACGGGTTCTACGCGGAGCTGCTGGCCGTGCTGGGGCTGGCCGGCCCGGACCTGCCGGACCGGCGCGACCCGGCGGGGTGGCCCGAGCTGCGCCGCCGGATCGCCGCGGCCGTGGCCACCCGGACGAGGGACGAGTGGGCGGCGCTGGCGGAGGGCACGGACGCGTGCCTGGCGCCGGTGCTGACGCCCGAGGAGGCCGCCGGTCACGCGCACAACGCGGCGCGCGGCACGTTCGTCGAGGTCGGGGGCGTGACGCAGCCCGCGCCCGCGCCGCGGTTCGACCGCACCCCGGCCGGGACGCCCACCGCGCCGCCGTCGGTCGGGCAGCACACGGCCGAGGTGCTGGCGGAGCTGGGGCTCGCCGGGCCGGAGGTCGAGGAGCTGCGCCGCGCGGGCGTCGTGGGGTGA
- a CDS encoding acyl-CoA dehydrogenase family protein, translating into MPTRRSPWMTDDLDQLRELARTFLRKESVPHHERWAAQRHVDRDLWTKAGEVGLLCLSVPEEYGGGGGTFAHEAVLLEEQARAGDTAWGNSVHSGIVAHYVLAYGTEQQKRRWLPKLASGEYVGAIAMSEPGAGSDLQNVTTRALRDGDEYVLTGSKTFITNGAQADLVVVVAKTDPAQGAAGMSLLVVETGHAPGFRRGRVLDKVGLKGQDTAELFFDDVRVPADNLLGGAEGQGFAQLMRQLPQERLIIAVASVAGIEAAVDLTVDYVKQRTAFGRELIKFQNTRFKLAECATEARVTRAFVDECVEAHLAGRLDVPTAAMAKWWATDRLCAVVDECVQLFGGYGYMTEYPIARAWADARVQKIYGGTNEIMKEIIARSL; encoded by the coding sequence ATGCCCACTCGCCGTTCGCCCTGGATGACCGACGACCTGGACCAGCTGCGCGAGCTGGCCCGGACGTTCCTGCGCAAGGAGTCGGTGCCGCACCACGAGCGCTGGGCCGCCCAGCGGCACGTGGACCGGGACCTCTGGACCAAGGCGGGCGAGGTCGGCCTGCTGTGCCTGTCCGTGCCCGAGGAGTACGGCGGTGGCGGCGGCACCTTCGCGCACGAGGCCGTGCTGCTGGAGGAGCAGGCCCGCGCCGGCGACACCGCGTGGGGCAACAGCGTCCACAGCGGGATCGTCGCCCACTACGTCCTCGCCTACGGCACCGAACAGCAGAAGCGCCGCTGGCTGCCCAAGCTCGCCTCCGGCGAGTACGTGGGCGCGATCGCCATGTCCGAGCCGGGCGCGGGCTCCGACCTCCAGAACGTCACGACGCGCGCGCTCCGCGACGGCGACGAGTACGTGCTCACCGGGTCCAAGACGTTCATCACCAACGGCGCGCAGGCCGACCTGGTCGTCGTGGTCGCCAAGACCGACCCCGCCCAGGGCGCGGCCGGGATGTCGCTGCTGGTCGTGGAGACCGGGCACGCGCCCGGCTTCCGGCGCGGCCGGGTGCTGGACAAGGTCGGGCTCAAGGGCCAGGACACCGCCGAGCTGTTCTTCGACGACGTGCGGGTGCCCGCCGACAACCTGCTCGGCGGGGCCGAGGGGCAGGGCTTCGCGCAGCTCATGCGGCAGCTCCCGCAGGAACGGCTGATCATCGCGGTCGCGTCCGTCGCGGGCATCGAGGCGGCGGTCGACCTGACCGTCGACTACGTCAAGCAGCGCACCGCGTTCGGCCGGGAGCTGATCAAGTTCCAGAACACCCGGTTCAAGCTCGCCGAGTGCGCCACCGAGGCCCGCGTGACGCGGGCGTTCGTCGACGAGTGCGTCGAAGCCCACCTGGCGGGCCGGCTGGACGTCCCGACCGCGGCGATGGCCAAGTGGTGGGCCACCGACCGGCTGTGCGCGGTGGTGGACGAGTGCGTGCAGCTCTTCGGCGGCTACGGCTACATGACCGAGTACCCGATCGCGCGCGCGTGGGCGGACGCGCGCGTGCAGAAGATCTACGGCGGGACGAACGAGATCATGAAGGAAATCATCGCGAGGTCGCTCTAG